A single region of the Oenococcus kitaharae DSM 17330 genome encodes:
- a CDS encoding DUF4044 domain-containing protein: protein MENSNKETSSSSFDYARPSKSAEEILAERSQTARRRMAYDNNKKQHKSRFDYLTITMAVLMAVATIVAVLVGLIAIL, encoded by the coding sequence ATTCTAATAAAGAAACAAGTTCAAGCAGTTTTGATTATGCAAGACCAAGCAAGTCGGCCGAAGAAATTTTGGCTGAACGTTCTCAGACGGCTCGACGCCGCATGGCCTACGACAATAATAAAAAACAGCATAAAAGCCGTTTTGATTATTTGACGATTACAATGGCCGTCTTGATGGCTGTTGCCACAATTGTGGCCGTGCTGGTTGGCCTGATTGCTATTTTATAA
- a CDS encoding MFS transporter, with the protein MSDSFQQKLSWRSNFYLIFIGQFVSGLTTMIVQYAFMWYITAVLKSATALSMSTLVMFLPWIFLAPFAGVVIDRWSRKVIMISMDLMAALVAIIISITIGQFAGNALLTLLLIAIFVRAVTQVFQQPTLNTIVPVIVPTEQLTKINGQIQTLQSLTMVIAPGISAVLFGLMSIQWIILLDVIGAIFGSATILLARVPKPTAQEEQVSFFKNFGLGLAALAQHRGIFQYSLLSLVAITLIMPGASLYPLMTTQHFNGTIGQAGIVETVWSVGSLLGGLYISIRGAGKNRFYAIFLGLLLLGLSFTVFAFLPGTPVGFWIFASLNIIAGFALAFMNSPFIAIVQEQIPAETMGRVMSVLAALTNIGAPVGLMFAGPLADNFGITRLFLLAGVGTLLVTLAAVILPAVRKIDEKTDNKKTALD; encoded by the coding sequence ATGTCAGACTCTTTTCAGCAAAAGCTATCTTGGCGGAGCAACTTTTACTTAATTTTTATCGGGCAATTTGTCTCTGGGCTCACCACAATGATTGTCCAGTATGCCTTCATGTGGTACATCACAGCTGTTTTAAAATCAGCAACGGCGCTTTCTATGTCGACGCTGGTGATGTTTTTGCCATGGATTTTTCTGGCACCCTTTGCCGGCGTCGTGATTGACCGCTGGTCACGCAAAGTGATTATGATCAGCATGGACTTGATGGCAGCGCTGGTAGCGATTATTATTTCAATTACGATTGGTCAGTTTGCCGGTAATGCTTTATTAACTTTATTGCTGATTGCGATTTTTGTACGAGCTGTGACTCAGGTTTTCCAGCAACCAACCTTAAATACAATCGTGCCGGTCATTGTGCCGACAGAACAATTAACGAAAATAAACGGTCAGATTCAAACCTTGCAATCATTAACAATGGTGATTGCGCCGGGTATTTCGGCAGTGCTGTTTGGATTGATGTCCATTCAGTGGATTATTCTGCTGGATGTGATCGGTGCTATCTTTGGTTCAGCAACGATTCTGTTAGCGCGAGTTCCCAAGCCGACTGCACAAGAAGAACAAGTTTCATTCTTCAAGAATTTTGGCCTGGGGCTAGCTGCTTTAGCACAACATCGTGGCATCTTTCAATACAGCCTATTGTCATTAGTCGCAATTACGCTGATTATGCCTGGCGCAAGTCTTTATCCATTAATGACGACACAGCATTTTAATGGCACGATCGGGCAAGCCGGCATCGTAGAAACGGTCTGGTCTGTCGGCAGTCTGCTAGGTGGTCTTTATATCAGTATTCGCGGTGCTGGCAAAAATCGTTTTTACGCTATTTTTCTTGGCTTGTTGCTACTGGGCTTATCCTTTACTGTTTTCGCTTTTCTCCCGGGAACCCCTGTAGGATTTTGGATTTTTGCCAGCTTGAATATTATTGCTGGTTTTGCTTTAGCCTTTATGAATTCGCCTTTCATTGCCATTGTTCAAGAACAAATCCCAGCCGAGACGATGGGCCGTGTCATGAGTGTCCTAGCTGCCTTAACAAATATTGGTGCGCCGGTCGGCTTGATGTTTGCCGGCCCATTAGCCGATAATTTTGGTATCACACGTTTATTCCTGCTGGCTGGCGTCGGTACGCTGCTTGTGACACTGGCCGCCGTGATTCTGCCGGCAGTTCGCAAGATTGATGAAAAAACAGATAATAAAAAAACGGCTCTTGATTAA
- a CDS encoding NAD(P)-dependent oxidoreductase — MKIAFIGTGVMGTGIINNFLRAGQTVTVFNRTKAHAQKVLDQGAVWADSAAEATIGQDVVFTMVGYPKDVEETYFGDQGIFKQAKAGQILIDMTTSTPTLAAKIAATGKEKKIGVLDAPVSGGDIGARDGKLTTMVGGDRAAYDKALPLLQIVSKKANYFGEAGKGQHAKMANQIMIASTMLGLAEWLTYAKTAGLDLQETLDTLSAGGADNWSMEAYAPRILAGDFKPGFYAKHILKDLRIALDEAKKMNLDLPATALAERSYAKLAEEKGLGDLGTQAIVKLWSQWA; from the coding sequence ATGAAAATTGCTTTTATCGGAACCGGTGTCATGGGCACCGGCATTATCAATAATTTTTTAAGGGCTGGTCAGACTGTGACCGTCTTTAATCGCACAAAGGCACATGCACAAAAAGTCTTAGATCAAGGCGCAGTCTGGGCAGATTCAGCCGCGGAAGCAACTATCGGACAAGATGTCGTCTTTACGATGGTTGGCTACCCGAAAGATGTCGAAGAGACCTATTTTGGGGATCAGGGTATTTTTAAGCAAGCCAAGGCCGGACAGATTCTCATTGATATGACTACTTCAACACCAACGCTAGCTGCAAAAATTGCGGCGACCGGTAAAGAAAAAAAGATCGGCGTCTTAGATGCGCCCGTTTCCGGCGGTGATATCGGCGCGCGGGACGGCAAGCTAACAACGATGGTTGGTGGTGATCGAGCAGCTTATGACAAAGCACTACCCTTATTACAAATCGTTTCCAAAAAAGCGAACTACTTTGGTGAAGCCGGCAAAGGTCAGCACGCTAAAATGGCCAATCAGATCATGATTGCTTCGACCATGCTGGGCCTGGCCGAGTGGCTGACTTATGCCAAAACGGCCGGGCTGGATTTGCAAGAGACTTTGGATACACTGTCAGCCGGAGGCGCAGATAATTGGTCCATGGAAGCTTACGCGCCGAGAATTTTGGCTGGTGATTTCAAGCCTGGTTTTTATGCCAAACACATTTTAAAAGACCTGCGGATTGCCTTGGACGAAGCTAAAAAAATGAACTTGGACTTGCCCGCAACAGCTCTGGCCGAGCGTAGTTACGCTAAATTGGCCGAAGAAAAAGGTTTGGGCGATTTAGGCACACAAGCCATCGTCAAATTATGGTCGCAGTGGGCTTGA
- the trpX gene encoding tryptophan ABC transporter substrate-binding protein, whose translation MKKIYGLIAVVVAVLAFAFYRASTPSKPNAANKAKQVAGPKTVKVGILQLVTHPALDQIHLGVVAGLRSQGYRVGKNLKIDYQNAQADQANLQTMASKFANENEDLMVGIATPAAQSLAKAAAGKTPVILAGITDPVGGGLIKSNQRPGANITGTSGESPLKSHLNLIKQIVPKAKTLGIIYTTSDHGGTYNALKMQKLAQQAGYTVKMYTISTTNDMQTIAGQMVSQVDAVYAPQDNGVASAMKTLVNVANAAKVPVFPAADTMVHDGGLATLAVSQFQLGKVSGIMAANVLKGRKPANYPIEFIRKGIMSVNTTEAKLLGITLPASVLKQAKDKGEIFK comes from the coding sequence ATGAAGAAAATTTATGGATTGATAGCAGTTGTGGTGGCTGTTTTGGCCTTTGCTTTTTATCGAGCATCTACGCCAAGCAAACCAAATGCAGCTAATAAGGCAAAACAGGTAGCCGGACCTAAAACGGTCAAGGTAGGCATTCTGCAGTTAGTGACACACCCAGCTTTGGACCAAATCCACCTCGGTGTCGTGGCCGGCCTGCGTTCACAAGGATACCGCGTCGGCAAGAATTTGAAGATTGATTACCAAAACGCGCAGGCTGATCAAGCAAATCTGCAGACGATGGCTTCAAAATTTGCCAATGAGAATGAAGATTTGATGGTTGGTATTGCAACACCAGCAGCTCAGTCATTGGCTAAAGCAGCTGCAGGCAAAACACCAGTTATCTTAGCCGGCATTACAGACCCGGTCGGCGGCGGTTTGATTAAATCTAATCAGCGTCCAGGTGCCAACATCACAGGTACTTCTGGCGAATCACCGTTAAAATCGCATTTGAATCTGATTAAACAGATTGTACCCAAAGCCAAGACTTTAGGGATTATCTACACAACTTCTGATCACGGCGGCACTTATAATGCTTTGAAGATGCAAAAGCTTGCTCAGCAAGCTGGTTATACAGTTAAGATGTACACGATTTCAACAACTAATGACATGCAGACGATTGCCGGCCAAATGGTATCGCAAGTTGATGCTGTTTACGCACCACAGGATAACGGCGTCGCCAGTGCTATGAAGACACTTGTTAATGTGGCTAATGCCGCTAAAGTCCCAGTCTTTCCAGCCGCTGATACGATGGTTCATGACGGTGGGCTAGCAACATTAGCTGTCAGCCAATTCCAGTTAGGCAAAGTTTCCGGAATCATGGCTGCTAATGTTTTAAAGGGCAGAAAGCCAGCTAATTATCCGATTGAATTTATTCGCAAGGGCATCATGTCTGTGAACACGACTGAAGCAAAACTGCTCGGTATCACATTGCCGGCATCAGTCTTAAAACAGGCCAAGGACAAAGGAGAAATTTTTAAATGA
- a CDS encoding ABC transporter permease translates to MNLTVSTIGQGLLWSILGIALFLTFRILNFPDMTVEGTFPLGAATAVSLITHGVDPFIASLAAFVTGMLAGAITAFLYTKGRIPILLAGILVMTACLSVNLRIMGSANISLIGRQTIFSSLSQMPRYFDVITVGLVSVTIVTLLLIYFLQSDLGQAFIVTGDNPTMARSIGINTDRMTILGLMVSNGLVALGGAVIAQNNGYADINMGIGIIVVALASIIIGEVVFGNLTMNQRLVAITLGSIIYRFVLLIVLQLGFSTNDLNLLSSILLAICLMLPRLSHLLHFDNLIKRGVSNSHD, encoded by the coding sequence ATGAATTTGACTGTTTCTACGATCGGGCAAGGCCTGCTCTGGTCGATTCTAGGTATCGCTTTGTTTTTAACTTTTAGAATTCTCAATTTCCCCGACATGACTGTCGAGGGTACTTTTCCTCTGGGAGCCGCAACAGCTGTTAGTCTGATCACACATGGTGTTGATCCATTTATTGCCAGCCTTGCGGCTTTTGTGACCGGTATGCTAGCCGGCGCAATTACTGCCTTCTTATATACAAAAGGCAGAATTCCGATTTTACTAGCCGGTATTCTGGTCATGACGGCCTGCTTATCTGTGAATCTGCGTATCATGGGCTCAGCTAATATTTCTTTGATTGGCCGGCAAACGATTTTCTCATCCCTTTCGCAGATGCCGCGCTATTTTGATGTGATTACGGTCGGCCTTGTCTCGGTTACCATTGTGACATTGTTGTTAATCTATTTTTTGCAAAGTGATCTGGGACAAGCCTTCATTGTTACAGGCGACAATCCGACAATGGCGCGTTCGATCGGGATTAATACTGATCGAATGACGATTTTAGGATTGATGGTTTCAAATGGTTTGGTCGCTCTCGGCGGTGCGGTTATCGCACAAAACAACGGCTATGCCGATATCAATATGGGTATCGGGATCATCGTTGTAGCCTTGGCTTCCATCATTATCGGTGAAGTGGTCTTTGGCAATTTGACAATGAATCAGCGTCTGGTTGCGATTACTTTAGGTTCAATTATTTATCGTTTTGTCCTGCTGATCGTCCTGCAGCTGGGTTTTTCGACAAACGATCTGAATTTACTGTCGTCGATTCTGTTAGCTATCTGCCTGATGCTGCCGCGTCTGAGCCATTTGCTTCATTTTGACAATTTAATTAAGCGAGGAGTTTCAAACAGCCATGACTAA
- a CDS encoding ABC transporter ATP-binding protein has translation MTNTNAILSLKNVTVKVRSDNGSETEILKNFNLDVADGDFITVLGANGAGKSTFFNVIAGTLPADSGQIFHAGQDITSVSAEKRTAFLSRVFQDPKMGTSPRMTVAENLLLAAKRGEKRRLLPRHLNSKMADFERITAAMGNKLDQRLNTATENLSGGQRQALSFLMATYKKPDILLLDEHTAALDPKTSAELMQKTAQRVNEDHLTCLMITHRMDDALKYGNRLIVIDNGAVSHDFNRDEKAALTKDKLFSFFDAEA, from the coding sequence ATGACTAATACGAATGCAATTTTGTCTTTAAAAAATGTCACAGTCAAGGTTCGTTCCGATAACGGCAGTGAGACAGAAATTTTGAAAAATTTCAATTTGGATGTGGCTGATGGTGATTTTATTACAGTCCTTGGTGCCAACGGTGCCGGGAAATCAACTTTCTTCAATGTGATTGCTGGTACTTTACCGGCTGATAGCGGCCAGATTTTTCATGCCGGCCAGGATATTACGTCTGTGTCAGCTGAGAAACGGACAGCTTTTCTCAGCCGCGTCTTTCAAGATCCGAAGATGGGAACCAGTCCGCGTATGACCGTCGCTGAAAATTTACTACTGGCTGCTAAGCGAGGTGAAAAACGCCGTTTACTGCCGCGTCACTTGAATTCAAAAATGGCAGATTTTGAACGTATCACAGCTGCAATGGGCAATAAACTAGATCAGCGTTTAAATACAGCGACTGAAAATTTATCTGGTGGTCAGCGTCAAGCCTTGAGTTTTCTCATGGCGACCTACAAAAAGCCGGATATTTTACTATTAGATGAGCACACGGCTGCCTTGGATCCAAAGACCAGTGCCGAACTAATGCAGAAAACGGCCCAGCGGGTCAACGAGGATCATCTGACCTGCCTCATGATTACGCACCGCATGGACGATGCTTTAAAATACGGCAACCGTCTGATTGTGATTGATAATGGTGCCGTTTCACATGATTTTAATCGTGATGAAAAGGCTGCTTTGACAAAAGATAAACTCTTCTCGTTTTTCGATGCAGAGGCCTAA
- a CDS encoding SOS response-associated peptidase encodes MCGRYTFQSDFSPEISQITRLAQANGYEIKTGEVFPGDTTAVVIADQGKIKVVGMAWGFPIFGNKRLLINARSETLLEKRTFSESFKKRRCVYPTTGFFEWNLDKEKVWFNYADHHEALYIAGCYNFFDGQARSVLFTTEPNQSVAPVHNRMPLILKKTQIAAWLSDFNAASEMIANPMPELFSKKV; translated from the coding sequence ATGTGCGGTCGGTATACTTTTCAATCTGATTTTTCGCCAGAAATCAGCCAAATCACACGGTTGGCTCAGGCTAACGGCTATGAAATCAAGACCGGCGAAGTTTTTCCAGGAGATACAACGGCTGTAGTCATTGCCGATCAAGGGAAAATTAAAGTTGTGGGAATGGCCTGGGGTTTTCCAATTTTCGGCAACAAACGACTTTTGATTAATGCGCGTTCAGAGACTCTGCTAGAGAAACGGACTTTTTCTGAAAGCTTTAAAAAACGGCGCTGTGTTTATCCAACGACAGGATTCTTTGAATGGAACTTAGACAAGGAAAAGGTCTGGTTCAATTATGCGGACCATCATGAGGCACTTTATATTGCCGGATGTTACAACTTTTTTGATGGTCAAGCACGAAGTGTTTTGTTTACAACTGAACCCAATCAATCAGTCGCGCCAGTCCATAATCGCATGCCCTTGATTTTAAAGAAAACACAAATTGCCGCCTGGCTCTCGGATTTTAATGCGGCTAGCGAGATGATTGCGAATCCAATGCCCGAACTTTTTTCTAAAAAAGTATAA
- a CDS encoding MIP/aquaporin family protein: MRKYVSEFLGTFLLVFIGTSSVVIARGSVLTIALAFGLAVTISAYAFGGISGGHFNPAVTTAMWLNKRIGLADAIGYIVSQIIAACLASWLVQLFAKGLGQAANQLGQTDFPKISVGLAFTVETLATFLFLTIILNVTSKEHGNSDFAGLIIGLALALMIVFSLNLTGGSLNPARSIGPALFAGGSALSHLWLYVVAPEVGAIIAAYVSKFLLQSED, encoded by the coding sequence ATGAGAAAATATGTGAGCGAGTTTCTAGGCACCTTTTTATTGGTTTTCATTGGCACGAGCTCAGTTGTGATTGCTCGCGGCAGTGTTTTGACGATCGCACTGGCTTTTGGATTGGCGGTCACAATTTCTGCCTATGCTTTTGGCGGTATTTCCGGCGGCCACTTCAATCCAGCCGTGACGACTGCGATGTGGTTGAATAAGCGCATTGGTTTGGCTGATGCAATTGGCTACATTGTGTCTCAGATTATCGCGGCCTGCTTAGCTTCTTGGCTTGTCCAACTGTTTGCCAAAGGACTAGGCCAAGCTGCCAATCAATTGGGTCAGACAGATTTTCCGAAAATTTCTGTCGGGCTGGCATTCACAGTTGAAACGTTAGCCACTTTCCTGTTCTTGACAATTATTCTTAACGTCACTAGCAAAGAACACGGCAATAGCGATTTTGCCGGCTTAATTATTGGCCTTGCTTTGGCTTTAATGATTGTGTTTTCCTTAAATCTGACTGGCGGGTCATTGAACCCGGCACGTTCGATTGGACCGGCACTTTTCGCTGGTGGTTCGGCCTTATCGCACTTGTGGCTTTACGTTGTCGCACCAGAAGTTGGTGCGATCATCGCAGCATACGTGTCAAAGTTTTTGCTTCAAAGCGAAGATTAA
- a CDS encoding M3 family oligoendopeptidase, whose amino-acid sequence MTYSQNWNIDRVFPGLDSKELESAFQAAEGENPSLAAELAALSETSSNQAILAAADSLQTAEGKLHTIGFYLNAWSSVNYGKSEIGPKFDRLSKIEIDYTVQEQKWGKFLAALSDARFKELLADDKAKPIVFILNESREKAAKLLDDQTEKLINEFQVDALHAWSAHYDTISAGLKTSYTDADGKIQEVSAGQALNLLDGIKDKDARADLMKNYEKMWGKAENLSADTLNHLAGARLTDYKAHGISDFLEKPLELNRLSKASLTAMWDTVAKNEGMLVKFFARKAKLLGLDSDQISWQDQTAPVQVPGYQPRTLTYDQAANFIIDNFSKYSPKMGAFAKHAFENQWIESEDRPGKQPGGWDESIPALKEDRIFLTFTGSVNDAATIAHELGHAFHSHNLYDLPQWRQNYAMNVAETASTFAETIINTANVEAAQSDAEKITLLDAKMSNATAMFMNIRARFIFESNFYKERQKGVLTPAQLNQLMVAAQKEAFAGALSDQGVHPHFWTSKLHFYIDDVPFYNFPYTFGYLFSLGIFAWAQKQQDFETAYIALLRDTANMSSEELAKKHLGVDLTQPDFWQAGADLIKKDVDEFLDLTENLNI is encoded by the coding sequence ATGACGTACTCACAAAATTGGAACATTGATCGCGTGTTCCCAGGGCTGGATTCTAAGGAACTCGAATCAGCCTTTCAAGCGGCTGAAGGCGAAAATCCGTCCCTAGCAGCAGAATTAGCTGCTTTGTCCGAAACATCCAGCAATCAGGCCATTTTGGCTGCTGCTGATTCCCTGCAGACAGCTGAAGGTAAACTGCATACAATTGGTTTTTACTTGAATGCTTGGAGTTCAGTCAATTACGGTAAAAGTGAAATCGGCCCTAAGTTCGACCGTTTATCAAAAATTGAGATTGACTACACAGTACAAGAACAAAAGTGGGGCAAATTTTTAGCTGCCTTGTCTGATGCGCGTTTTAAAGAACTTTTAGCCGATGACAAAGCCAAGCCGATTGTCTTTATTTTAAATGAGAGCAGAGAAAAAGCTGCCAAACTGCTTGACGATCAGACGGAAAAACTGATCAACGAATTTCAGGTCGACGCACTGCACGCCTGGTCAGCACATTATGACACGATCTCTGCAGGGTTAAAGACAAGCTATACAGATGCAGATGGCAAAATTCAGGAAGTCTCTGCCGGCCAAGCCTTAAATCTGTTAGATGGCATCAAAGACAAAGATGCACGTGCCGACTTGATGAAAAACTATGAAAAAATGTGGGGAAAAGCTGAAAACCTGTCCGCTGACACACTGAATCATTTAGCTGGTGCCCGTCTGACTGACTACAAAGCCCACGGTATTTCTGATTTTCTGGAAAAACCTTTGGAATTAAACCGCCTTTCCAAAGCCTCTTTGACAGCTATGTGGGATACAGTCGCTAAAAACGAAGGTATGCTGGTCAAATTCTTTGCTCGCAAAGCCAAACTGTTGGGATTGGATTCTGACCAGATCTCCTGGCAGGATCAGACAGCTCCCGTGCAGGTTCCTGGTTATCAGCCGCGGACCTTGACTTACGATCAAGCTGCCAATTTTATTATCGATAATTTTTCCAAATACTCGCCAAAAATGGGCGCTTTTGCCAAACATGCCTTTGAAAATCAATGGATTGAATCCGAAGACCGTCCTGGCAAGCAGCCTGGCGGCTGGGACGAATCGATTCCCGCTTTAAAAGAAGACCGTATTTTCCTGACCTTCACTGGATCAGTCAACGATGCCGCAACCATTGCACATGAATTGGGCCATGCCTTTCACTCGCATAATCTGTATGATCTGCCGCAGTGGCGCCAAAATTATGCCATGAACGTAGCTGAGACGGCTTCGACTTTTGCTGAAACGATTATCAATACGGCTAATGTTGAAGCAGCACAATCAGACGCTGAAAAAATTACTCTGTTGGATGCCAAAATGTCCAATGCAACAGCTATGTTTATGAACATTCGCGCCCGTTTCATCTTTGAAAGCAATTTTTATAAAGAACGCCAAAAAGGTGTCTTGACGCCTGCACAGCTGAATCAGCTCATGGTCGCAGCACAAAAAGAGGCCTTTGCCGGTGCCTTATCTGATCAAGGTGTTCATCCCCATTTTTGGACCTCCAAGCTGCATTTTTACATTGACGATGTGCCCTTCTACAACTTCCCATATACCTTCGGCTATTTGTTCAGCTTAGGTATCTTCGCTTGGGCACAAAAACAGCAGGATTTCGAGACTGCTTATATCGCCTTGCTGCGCGACACGGCCAACATGAGTTCTGAAGAATTAGCGAAAAAACATCTCGGTGTTGATCTGACTCAACCTGATTTCTGGCAGGCTGGCGCTGATCTGATTAAAAAAGATGTCGATGAGTTCTTGGATTTGACTGAAAATCTTAATATTTAG
- the rpoN gene encoding RNA polymerase factor sigma-54, protein MRQQNLSQRPQQRQGFTMTQQLQQSIQMLQLTNQELTSFLNDASNNNPFLDVKLPAWYQNSLDGLVSADNNSWIEAQADRDQSLDNYLLDQINLTMRDAPLRDWVIALVFQLDENGILPLSLSDIQRELAISKVQAMDALTLLQQLDPSGIGAQSLSQAMDLQIQRDPRAPKLAAVLMQDEPDLLKNQDLQLLADRHHSSTAQISEALHYLQRLSPAPGAFFNQPRTEVLLIPDIAIHLVADHPVVEILKVNQPELKFNESYFNRLQTSPNKDTDLDSYLKTQRQQYDWLTASLDQRQQTLLAVGQVLADKQLAFFTQDDHPIAPLLMREVAWQLHKSESTISRTIRLKALQTDFGIFPLRDFFTRRSFFETHSDQEIQTRLLKLIAQEDPKSPYSDSELTAILVKENMPISRRTVAKYRLQLKIPAARHRTLK, encoded by the coding sequence GTGAGACAGCAGAATTTATCCCAGCGGCCGCAGCAGCGCCAAGGATTCACAATGACGCAGCAGCTGCAGCAATCCATTCAAATGCTTCAGCTGACCAATCAAGAACTAACCAGCTTTCTTAATGATGCCAGCAATAATAATCCCTTTTTAGATGTCAAACTACCCGCTTGGTATCAAAATTCTCTGGATGGGCTTGTTTCTGCTGACAACAATAGCTGGATCGAAGCACAAGCAGATCGAGATCAATCTTTAGATAACTACCTGCTTGATCAAATTAATTTAACTATGCGCGATGCACCTTTGAGAGATTGGGTGATTGCGCTTGTTTTTCAGCTTGATGAGAATGGTATATTGCCACTTTCACTATCTGATATCCAACGAGAACTGGCCATTTCCAAAGTCCAAGCCATGGATGCCTTAACACTGCTTCAGCAGTTAGACCCGTCTGGTATCGGTGCACAATCACTCAGCCAAGCAATGGATCTGCAAATTCAACGCGATCCCCGAGCACCGAAACTAGCCGCTGTACTCATGCAGGATGAGCCTGATTTATTAAAAAATCAGGATTTGCAGTTATTAGCCGACAGGCATCATAGCAGCACCGCTCAGATATCTGAGGCATTACATTACCTGCAGCGTTTATCACCTGCACCGGGCGCTTTTTTCAATCAGCCGCGAACCGAAGTACTGCTGATTCCGGATATTGCTATCCATCTGGTAGCTGACCATCCAGTCGTCGAAATTCTCAAAGTTAATCAACCAGAATTAAAGTTCAACGAAAGCTACTTCAATCGTTTGCAAACTTCGCCAAATAAAGACACTGATTTAGACAGTTATCTTAAAACTCAGCGCCAGCAATATGACTGGCTGACAGCTAGCCTCGATCAAAGACAGCAGACGCTTTTAGCTGTTGGGCAGGTACTAGCTGATAAACAGCTGGCCTTTTTCACGCAAGATGATCATCCGATTGCACCTTTATTGATGCGGGAAGTCGCCTGGCAGTTACATAAAAGCGAATCCACAATCAGCCGCACGATTCGTTTAAAAGCCCTCCAAACCGATTTCGGGATTTTTCCATTAAGAGATTTCTTTACACGCCGGTCATTTTTTGAAACACACTCCGATCAAGAAATTCAAACCCGGCTGCTGAAACTAATCGCACAAGAGGATCCTAAATCACCCTATTCGGACAGCGAACTGACTGCCATATTAGTCAAAGAAAATATGCCAATTTCTCGTCGAACTGTGGCTAAATACCGGCTGCAGCTTAAAATTCCGGCTGCGCGCCATCGAACATTAAAATAA
- a CDS encoding DUF3923 family protein: MKVWKISSGIWSLIFVIGALFLWLRKTDGAAAANNAANQAASLSIWFILFVVILLAHMIWHHSLRAHRPRNH; encoded by the coding sequence ATGAAAGTTTGGAAAATCAGTTCCGGGATTTGGTCACTTATTTTTGTGATCGGTGCCTTATTTTTATGGTTGCGCAAAACTGATGGTGCAGCTGCCGCTAATAACGCGGCTAATCAAGCTGCGTCTTTAAGCATCTGGTTCATTTTGTTTGTCGTCATCCTGCTGGCCCATATGATCTGGCACCATTCTTTAAGGGCACACAGGCCAAGGAACCATTAA